A single Bifidobacterium scardovii JCM 12489 = DSM 13734 DNA region contains:
- a CDS encoding LacI family DNA-binding transcriptional regulator produces MVTIREIAQRAGYSQATVSRLLNGDPTLSVKDDTRRKIIAVSEELGYATQTPRIALPRAVAVLSNFTPDEDLQDAYFNELRDVLERSAGRQRMDLTSFSTIGELIGQAAHFDGFIAIGPSLLSAGDLHALHAVLPYGVFIDVNPAPDLFDSVQPDLSQTILDALDRLIASGKRRIGYIGGTGYTMGLHGYPEDSRLIAFRNWSERLGVETDGLIYAGGAFTVDNGRRLGELAIRDHAGALPDAFVIAADSIAVGALQAFNAAGVLIPRDTSVVSINDQSIARYTSPPLTTYAIDQNELADTAITMLAEAIARRRAVRHHTFISTPLVVRGSFVPAH; encoded by the coding sequence ATGGTCACGATCAGGGAAATAGCGCAGCGCGCGGGATACTCCCAGGCCACGGTATCCAGGCTGCTCAACGGCGACCCGACGCTGTCGGTCAAGGACGATACGCGGCGCAAGATCATCGCGGTGAGCGAGGAACTGGGCTATGCCACCCAGACGCCGCGCATCGCCTTGCCCCGCGCGGTCGCGGTGCTCAGCAACTTCACTCCCGACGAGGACCTTCAGGACGCGTATTTCAACGAATTGCGCGACGTGCTGGAACGCAGCGCGGGCCGGCAGCGCATGGACCTGACCTCGTTTTCGACGATCGGCGAACTGATCGGGCAGGCCGCCCATTTCGACGGCTTCATCGCCATCGGCCCGTCGCTGCTGTCTGCCGGCGATCTGCACGCCCTGCACGCCGTATTGCCGTACGGCGTGTTCATCGACGTCAACCCCGCGCCCGATCTGTTCGATTCGGTGCAGCCGGATCTGAGCCAGACCATTCTCGACGCGCTGGACCGGCTGATCGCCTCCGGCAAGCGTCGCATCGGGTACATCGGCGGCACCGGCTACACCATGGGGCTGCACGGCTACCCCGAGGACAGCCGGCTGATCGCCTTCCGCAACTGGAGCGAGCGGCTTGGCGTGGAGACCGATGGGCTGATCTACGCGGGCGGCGCGTTCACCGTCGACAACGGCCGCAGGCTCGGCGAGCTGGCCATCCGCGATCATGCCGGCGCGCTGCCGGACGCATTCGTCATCGCCGCCGACTCGATCGCGGTCGGCGCGCTGCAGGCGTTCAATGCGGCCGGCGTGCTGATCCCGCGAGACACGAGCGTGGTGAGCATCAACGACCAGTCGATCGCGCGATACACCTCGCCGCCGCTGACCACCTATGCGATCGACCAGAACGAGCTGGCCGACACCGCCATCACCATGCTGGCCGAGGCGATCGCGCGCCGCCGCGCCGTGCGGCACCACACCTTCATCTCCACGCCGCTGGTAGTGCGCGGCAGCTTCGTGCCCGCACACTGA